The following proteins are encoded in a genomic region of Liolophura sinensis isolate JHLJ2023 chromosome 7, CUHK_Ljap_v2, whole genome shotgun sequence:
- the LOC135471917 gene encoding adenosine receptor A2b-like: protein MFFGLDASITEKDSGILLENEFQLENAGNNGSCFISQGYGLGDSKLCLAVFCTLVTMGLTVVGVNIAVLQASKFASAGQNSTLIFIRSFCTGDMIIGIFGIIKGLHLAYGIGLKINLFLSESLFFTANTAVASCHAWLAVEMYLKLAKPLGTKFMLEKNNVIALMIVLWNCAFILGFLPQLGWHTTDYAHEFFQYYDWRYLLFMSFIWELCYLCVLLVQVYTALVVRAIRHQDGLMSVDTMEFKRCYNLILTSRLDLCLWFFVYIPAIAYIGLVCSSCAFGNISNNNETYILWVYTALLGKSLLNGIVHGYRTPQIRVVFKNLLTDIYDVICHPSRLFRSCSGQATLASLDRNSQTSGVSVITLTSTLHSADLAAKQTHHRSKCSLPDETTSDTYDYLEVTRL from the coding sequence ATGTTTTTTGGCTTGGATGCATCCATTACGGAAAAGGACTCTGGGATTCTGTTGGAAAATGAGTTTCAATTGGAAAACGCTGGAAACAATGGCAGTTGCTTTATTTCTCAAGGATACGGCCTGGGAGACTCCAAACTTTGTCTGGCAGTTTTCTGTACTTTGGTTACAATGGGATTAACTGTGGTTGGAGTCAACATAGCAGTATTACAAGCATCCAAGTTTGCCAGTGCTGGACAAAACTCCACCTTGATCTTCATTCGAAGTTTCTGCACAGGAGATATGATAATAGGCATCTTTGGCATCATCAAAGGATTGCACTTGGCATATGGGATTGGCCTTAAGATTAACCTGTTTCTCTCAGAGAGTTTGTTTTTCACTGCTAATACAGCCGTTGCCTCATGCCATGCCTGGCTAGCTGTGGAAATGTATTTGAAGCTGGCCAAACCTTTGGGGACAAAGTTCATGTTGGAGAAGAACAATGTGATAGCTTTAATGATAGTCTTGTGGAACTGTGCCTTCATCCTTGGGTTTTTGCCCCAGCTAGGTTGGCACACTACCGATTATGCCCATGAGTTTTTCCAGTATTACGATTGGAGATACCTTTTGTTCATGTCATTTATATGGGAGCTTTGTTATCTCTGTGTCCTGcttgtacaggtatatactgCTCTGGTTGTGCGCGCAATTCGTCATCAGGACGGCTTGATGAGTGTTGACACAATGGAATTCAAGAGATGCTATAATCTGATTTTAACCTCCAGGTTAGACTTGTGCCTTTGGTTTTTTGTGTATATTCCGGCCATTGCCTACATAGGACTGGTTTGCTCTTCCTGTGCATTTGGGAATATCTCAAACAACAATGAAACTTATATCTTGTGGGTGTACACTGCTTTGTTAGGCAAGTCATTGCTGAATGGAATTGTCCATGGTTACCGAACTCCGCAGATTAGAGTTGTTTTCAAAAACCTGCTGACAGACATTTATGATGTGATTTGTCATCCTTCACGTCTGTTCAGGTCTTGCTCTGGACAAGCAACATTGGCCTCTCTGGATCGTAATAGCCAGACCAGTGGTGTGTCTGTGATAACCTTAACATCTACACTCCATTCCGCAGATCTGGCAGCAAAACAGACCCACCATAGGTCAAAGTGTTCACTACCCGATGAAACAACATCAGACACATATGACTATTTGGAAGTAACACGTCTTTAA